A stretch of Aureispira sp. CCB-E DNA encodes these proteins:
- a CDS encoding outer membrane beta-barrel protein gives MKKLFVSKALLLFLGWCFSLPNRLQAQIHIGPEVGTAISAIVPSNQTIPYYAQRIGVRGGMFAEVEISSLFAIRSGVFYTLRGFHFGNVPNPYNTDKYWDMHSLNIPMMGVLKLNQQVQVALGVEMNTVLGSNLPLIRIPSIQLGMRGECAFHITEQLRVAAYYMHGFNKLLEIRTRQSRQNDFYNNIIAGISLSYVLISTPQSSSIPVDLCPPFL, from the coding sequence GTGAAAAAATTGTTTGTGTCAAAGGCTTTACTCCTTTTCTTGGGATGGTGTTTTTCCCTTCCAAATCGGCTTCAAGCGCAGATTCATATAGGTCCTGAGGTAGGAACCGCTATATCTGCTATTGTCCCTTCTAACCAAACAATCCCCTACTATGCTCAACGAATTGGTGTACGTGGAGGAATGTTTGCAGAGGTAGAAATCAGTTCTTTATTTGCTATAAGAAGCGGTGTGTTTTATACGTTACGAGGCTTTCACTTTGGTAATGTTCCCAATCCTTATAATACCGATAAATATTGGGATATGCATAGCCTCAATATTCCAATGATGGGTGTACTCAAACTCAATCAACAAGTACAAGTTGCCTTAGGTGTTGAGATGAATACTGTCTTGGGTAGTAATTTACCTCTTATTCGGATACCGAGTATACAATTAGGTATGCGAGGGGAATGCGCTTTCCACATCACAGAACAGCTTCGTGTAGCAGCTTATTACATGCATGGTTTCAACAAATTATTAGAGATTCGCACTAGACAATCTCGACAAAATGATTTTTACAATAATATTATTGCAGGAATTAGCCTATCGTATGTATTGATCAGCACCCCACAGTCTTCCTCTATTCCTGTTGACCTTTGCCCTCCTTTTCTATAA
- a CDS encoding TonB-dependent receptor — translation MKYFYIVIILLFSQFSFAWTELGGNIRGLVSNSESGQIIRGATIQLVSFKGKKTPVKAFSKDAGEFIFANVAPGLYNLECSAFGFKTTRIVGIQVREDQTKLAYFKLVRGPAAEINEIYTYAALEAKQKATTETGSTSNESIENTPATIYVVTSEDIEYAGYMGLNELLLDIPEIEIQNRFTSEDYNTISSRGIQGNEKLLLLVDGVRYNSMTSTKMAILENFNIRHVDRVEVILGPASALYGADAYMGVVNIITKRGRNAKGFNLTGSYGLYNTTSNAFQFGLGNDKMSFSMSGGMYYSEGVNLNEQYPDEFRWYNNNYMNNGTVLRSPFDPTGNTQQLPIKSFDLSRFSYFFDAKFRYKKLTIGFFHNQEQHSSSIGTKGQYSPYWKESRYGSSLSGININQLYQPKRSNKWSLNTLLNATFMFIPLNSKFVNTFSGYANAYKTGTDMGARLTETFNYTFNKTHKLAVGITLQHSMTLPKTSDIPQQPTQLFLPVRPVNTVHDNIYYLGTNHTDADGNSLKIYQDLYYLRRVIAAAFAEYRVNIKDKLLITLGARFDQIFDISEYSPAKTLRTYNSISPRLGLIYKPLSTLNFKLLIGRGYLQPLPQRKYDHFGIFYPVANASGEYTHIEGGFWRLPNENLRPETLNTIELSTKYVKGDLSIGVNGYLNVIGNAVKFKTEFDNQTFKGIPITAAERAINREELIYTYGGTLRADYRVVLGSKEQIKLKMHASYTFADGQIENLQYLPFSARHTLKAGVLFRLYNFSLNNSLIYRSESYNNGFIDNDGNFFQTGSPSFVVWNLFAKYKIITTKKVNLDVFVKINNVLNSKYYHATDNSAIGLGASPQDPIRFVSGLTVGFGG, via the coding sequence ATGAAATATTTTTATATTGTAATTATACTTTTATTTTCTCAATTTTCTTTTGCATGGACAGAACTAGGTGGAAATATCCGTGGTTTGGTCTCCAACTCCGAATCTGGGCAAATCATACGTGGTGCTACGATTCAACTCGTTTCTTTCAAAGGTAAAAAAACGCCTGTCAAGGCATTTTCTAAAGATGCAGGAGAATTTATTTTTGCAAATGTTGCTCCAGGCTTGTACAACCTAGAATGCTCTGCTTTTGGATTTAAGACAACTCGTATTGTAGGGATTCAAGTAAGAGAAGATCAGACAAAATTGGCTTATTTTAAATTAGTTAGAGGTCCGGCAGCTGAAATTAACGAAATATATACCTATGCAGCATTAGAAGCCAAACAGAAAGCTACAACAGAAACAGGTTCAACCTCTAACGAATCTATTGAAAATACTCCTGCTACGATTTATGTGGTAACCTCTGAAGATATTGAATATGCTGGTTATATGGGTTTAAATGAGTTACTCTTGGATATTCCAGAAATCGAAATTCAAAATCGCTTCACGTCTGAAGATTACAATACAATCTCGTCTAGAGGAATTCAAGGAAATGAAAAATTACTACTTTTAGTAGATGGAGTACGTTATAATAGTATGACTAGTACCAAAATGGCCATTCTTGAAAATTTTAACATCCGACATGTTGATCGAGTAGAGGTTATTTTAGGGCCTGCTTCGGCTCTATATGGTGCCGATGCTTATATGGGGGTTGTCAATATCATTACCAAAAGAGGAAGGAATGCCAAAGGGTTTAATTTAACTGGAAGTTATGGCTTGTACAATACAACCTCCAATGCGTTTCAATTTGGACTGGGCAACGATAAGATGTCTTTCTCGATGTCTGGAGGAATGTATTATTCGGAAGGTGTCAATCTCAACGAACAATACCCAGATGAATTTAGATGGTATAACAACAATTATATGAATAACGGAACAGTACTCCGCAGTCCTTTTGACCCAACAGGAAATACACAACAACTTCCCATCAAAAGCTTCGATTTGAGTCGTTTCAGTTACTTCTTTGATGCTAAATTTAGATACAAAAAGTTGACCATTGGTTTCTTTCATAATCAAGAACAACATAGTAGTTCGATAGGCACTAAAGGTCAATATTCTCCTTATTGGAAAGAATCTAGATATGGTAGTTCTCTTTCTGGAATAAATATCAATCAGCTATACCAACCTAAACGATCCAATAAGTGGTCGTTAAATACGTTGCTCAATGCCACATTCATGTTTATTCCTTTGAATAGTAAATTTGTTAATACATTTTCTGGTTATGCCAATGCCTACAAGACTGGAACGGATATGGGAGCAAGACTAACCGAGACCTTTAACTATACCTTCAACAAAACCCATAAACTTGCTGTAGGTATTACGCTCCAACACTCAATGACCTTGCCCAAAACTAGTGATATTCCCCAACAACCTACTCAACTTTTCTTACCCGTTCGCCCTGTTAATACTGTACATGATAACATTTATTATTTAGGGACAAATCATACCGATGCAGATGGAAATAGCTTAAAAATTTATCAAGACCTATATTATTTACGACGTGTTATAGCTGCTGCTTTTGCAGAATACCGTGTTAATATAAAAGATAAACTATTAATTACTTTAGGTGCTCGATTTGATCAAATTTTTGATATTAGCGAATATTCTCCTGCCAAAACACTACGGACTTATAATAGTATCAGTCCAAGGCTTGGGCTTATTTATAAACCACTAAGTACCCTTAATTTTAAACTTCTAATAGGTCGAGGTTACTTACAACCACTCCCCCAGCGCAAGTACGATCATTTTGGCATTTTTTATCCTGTTGCCAATGCAAGTGGAGAATACACACATATTGAGGGCGGTTTTTGGCGTCTTCCTAATGAAAATTTGCGCCCTGAAACACTCAATACCATTGAGCTTTCTACCAAGTATGTCAAAGGTGATTTGTCGATTGGTGTCAATGGCTATCTTAATGTAATTGGTAATGCTGTCAAGTTCAAAACAGAGTTTGACAATCAAACTTTTAAAGGGATTCCAATTACAGCAGCCGAAAGAGCCATTAATCGAGAAGAACTTATATATACCTACGGAGGAACTTTGCGGGCTGACTATCGAGTTGTTTTAGGTTCTAAAGAACAAATAAAATTAAAAATGCACGCCAGTTATACATTTGCAGATGGTCAAATCGAAAACTTACAATACCTTCCTTTCTCAGCTAGGCACACCTTAAAAGCGGGGGTATTATTCCGCTTATATAATTTCAGTTTGAACAATAGTCTTATCTATCGTTCAGAAAGTTATAACAATGGTTTTATTGATAATGATGGTAATTTCTTTCAAACGGGAAGCCCTTCTTTTGTTGTGTGGAATCTATTTGCTAAATACAAAATCATTACGACTAAAAAAGTAAATTTGGATGTATTCGTAAAAATTAATAATGTCCTAAATAGTAAATACTATCATGCAACAGACAACTCAGCAATTGGCTTGGGAGCTTCACCACAAGACCCTATCCGATTTGTTAGTGGTTTAACAGTTGGTTTTGGTGGCTAA
- a CDS encoding 1-acyl-sn-glycerol-3-phosphate acyltransferase — MQHHNHTKPKIYGDHQVREAIQELFSYEDFLAGMKAFVPPQLNKLILDEKDTVQSADDFQKKVIRPFLKTVAQSSISNFTFSGTEHLSPSKSYLFVSNHRDIVLDSAYLNMVLLEQGMRTSQIAIGDNLVANRLTELLFKINKSFVVKRSGNPREIYNHAVILSQYIKETLTKEKDSVWIAQREGRAKDGNDKTQISLLKMLSLSSKDNLVEHFKSLNITPVSISYEYDPCGYLKTKEYLKKKKDPNYKKVFHDDAQHLLLGIKGHKGHVHFHFEKPLHKRLDALYEAPNQKGMLLNLAGIIDKAIHLNYQLHPINYYAYDQLLNSTNYSSKYAPTQASLKEFFDMLIEMLPLEEQTEGREFMLKIYANPLSNKLSYG; from the coding sequence ATGCAACACCACAACCATACCAAGCCTAAAATATATGGCGATCACCAAGTTCGAGAAGCCATTCAAGAATTATTTAGTTATGAGGATTTTCTGGCAGGAATGAAAGCGTTTGTACCTCCTCAACTAAACAAATTAATATTAGACGAAAAAGATACTGTTCAAAGTGCTGATGATTTTCAAAAAAAGGTGATTCGCCCTTTTTTAAAAACGGTTGCACAGAGCAGCATTAGCAATTTTACGTTTAGTGGTACAGAACATTTATCCCCATCCAAAAGCTATTTGTTTGTTTCCAATCATCGAGATATTGTCTTAGATTCTGCTTATTTAAATATGGTTCTACTAGAACAAGGTATGCGGACAAGTCAAATTGCCATTGGAGATAATTTAGTTGCCAACCGTTTGACAGAATTGCTATTCAAAATAAATAAAAGCTTTGTTGTTAAACGTTCTGGTAATCCTAGAGAAATTTACAACCATGCCGTGATTCTTTCTCAATATATCAAAGAAACACTTACAAAGGAAAAAGACTCTGTTTGGATTGCACAACGGGAAGGGCGCGCCAAAGATGGCAATGACAAGACTCAAATTTCTTTGCTAAAAATGTTGAGTCTTTCTAGCAAAGACAACCTCGTAGAACATTTTAAATCACTCAACATCACTCCTGTCTCAATTTCTTATGAATACGACCCTTGTGGCTATCTAAAAACGAAGGAGTATTTAAAGAAAAAGAAAGATCCTAATTACAAAAAAGTGTTTCATGATGATGCGCAACATTTGTTGTTGGGTATAAAGGGACATAAAGGTCATGTTCATTTTCATTTTGAAAAGCCACTCCACAAACGTCTTGATGCTCTGTATGAAGCCCCCAACCAAAAAGGAATGTTACTTAATTTGGCTGGCATAATAGACAAAGCCATTCATCTCAACTACCAATTGCACCCCATCAACTACTACGCCTACGATCAACTTTTGAACTCGACTAATTACTCCTCAAAATATGCTCCTACCCAAGCTTCTTTAAAAGAGTTTTTTGATATGCTTATTGAAATGCTTCCTCTTGAAGAACAAACAGAAGGTCGGGAATTTATGCTTAAAATATATGCCAATCCTCTAAGCAATAAATTGAGTTATGGTTAA
- a CDS encoding ABC-F family ATP-binding cassette domain-containing protein, which yields MLTVSNLSLQFGKRVLFDEVNIKFTRGNCYGVIGANGAGKSTFLKILSGEIESTLGHVAKEPDARMTVLKQDHFAYDEYTVLDTVMMGHEKLYNTKVELDNIYLKEDFSDADGVRAGELNELFEEMGGWNAESDAAMLLSNLGVVEADHFKKMEELNTNQKVRVLLAQVLYGNPDILILDEPTNDLDAETIMWLEDFLADFKNTVIVVSHDRHFLDAVCTHIVDVDHKKIKLSTGNYTFWYQTSQLLSRQMADKNKKNEQKRKELMDFIQRFSANASKAKQATSRKKALEKLDLNEISVSSRRYPGIIFKQNREIGNQVLTVNSLKKVLGDTVLFDNLNFTVEKGDKIAVRSKNSLAVTKLFQVLAGEEGETQDSGDFEWGVTVTKSYLPNENAKYFNSDLDLVDWLRQYSEEKDETFIRGFLGRMLFSGEETQKSCNVLSGGEKVRCLMSKIMLEEGNVLILDEPTSHLDLESITKLNEALIDYPGIVIFTSHDHEFTQTVANRIIEIGPNGMLDKLMTYDEYLQDEKVKNQREELYKGTVYAS from the coding sequence ATGTTAACAGTTAGTAACCTTTCATTACAATTTGGGAAACGAGTGCTTTTTGATGAAGTAAACATCAAATTTACACGGGGCAATTGTTATGGTGTAATTGGTGCCAATGGTGCTGGAAAATCAACTTTTCTTAAAATCTTATCAGGAGAAATTGAGTCAACTCTAGGACATGTTGCCAAAGAACCAGATGCTCGTATGACTGTATTGAAACAGGATCATTTTGCTTATGACGAATATACAGTATTGGATACTGTAATGATGGGGCATGAAAAACTATACAACACAAAAGTTGAACTGGATAATATTTATTTGAAAGAAGATTTTAGTGATGCAGACGGTGTTAGAGCGGGAGAGTTGAATGAGTTGTTTGAGGAGATGGGAGGATGGAATGCTGAAAGCGATGCCGCTATGTTGTTGAGTAACCTAGGAGTAGTAGAGGCAGATCATTTTAAAAAAATGGAAGAGCTGAATACGAATCAAAAGGTTCGCGTGTTGTTGGCTCAAGTACTATATGGTAATCCTGATATTTTGATCTTGGATGAGCCTACGAACGATTTGGATGCAGAGACAATTATGTGGTTAGAAGATTTCTTGGCAGATTTTAAAAATACCGTAATTGTAGTATCGCATGATCGTCACTTTTTGGATGCAGTTTGTACGCATATCGTGGATGTAGATCACAAGAAAATTAAGTTGTCTACAGGTAACTATACCTTCTGGTATCAAACTAGCCAGTTGTTGAGTCGTCAGATGGCAGATAAAAACAAGAAAAATGAGCAAAAGCGTAAGGAATTAATGGATTTTATCCAACGGTTCTCTGCCAATGCATCAAAAGCCAAACAAGCAACTAGCCGTAAAAAGGCCTTAGAAAAATTGGATTTGAACGAAATTTCTGTTTCTTCTCGTCGTTATCCAGGTATTATTTTTAAGCAAAACAGAGAAATAGGCAACCAAGTATTAACAGTTAATTCTTTAAAAAAGGTACTGGGAGATACTGTTTTATTTGATAATCTGAATTTTACTGTTGAGAAAGGAGACAAAATTGCTGTTCGTTCTAAAAACTCTTTGGCCGTAACAAAATTGTTCCAAGTTTTGGCAGGCGAAGAGGGAGAAACACAAGATTCTGGAGATTTTGAATGGGGAGTAACGGTAACAAAATCTTACCTTCCTAATGAGAATGCTAAATACTTTAATTCTGACTTGGATTTGGTCGATTGGTTGCGCCAATATTCGGAAGAAAAAGATGAGACTTTTATTCGTGGATTTTTAGGTCGTATGTTGTTCTCTGGAGAAGAAACACAAAAAAGTTGTAATGTTCTTTCTGGAGGAGAGAAAGTACGTTGCTTGATGTCTAAAATTATGTTAGAAGAAGGAAATGTACTTATCTTAGATGAGCCTACTTCTCACTTAGATTTGGAATCCATTACGAAATTGAACGAAGCGTTAATTGATTATCCTGGAATCGTGATCTTTACTTCTCATGACCACGAGTTTACACAAACAGTAGCCAACCGAATTATTGAAATTGGACCTAATGGTATGCTGGATAAGTTGATGACTTACGATGAGTATTTACAAGATGAGAAGGTTAAAAATCAAAGAGAAGAATTGTACAAAGGTACTGTTTATGCTTCATAG
- a CDS encoding DUF642 domain-containing protein: protein MKNLPILILLIFLLNTSFLQGQNLIKNSKFNSGVEHWEVLLADKGIPIKAQVIEHSQFPDLYGLADNYINTNFVELDATSAIQQKINTDKSDNYTLIFAYALRPDAGDKQLVITANGTVIHTETMKNSSSVGTFKYHNIYFNAPDHITKLSFYAVSLSGPDDQGILLTDITCEKTAEININYPKNGSKTH, encoded by the coding sequence ATGAAAAATTTACCGATCCTAATTCTTCTTATATTTCTTTTGAATACATCCTTTTTACAAGGGCAAAACTTGATTAAAAACAGCAAATTTAATTCGGGTGTTGAACACTGGGAAGTTTTGCTAGCGGATAAAGGGATTCCTATCAAAGCACAAGTAATTGAACACAGTCAATTTCCAGATTTATATGGGTTGGCGGATAATTATATCAATACAAACTTTGTAGAGTTGGATGCTACTTCTGCTATTCAACAGAAAATAAATACTGATAAATCAGATAACTATACCTTAATCTTTGCCTACGCATTACGTCCTGATGCCGGTGACAAGCAGTTAGTTATTACAGCTAATGGAACTGTAATTCATACAGAAACCATGAAAAATAGTTCCTCGGTTGGCACATTCAAATACCACAATATCTATTTTAATGCTCCAGATCATATTACAAAGCTTAGCTTTTATGCTGTTTCTTTGAGTGGTCCTGATGATCAAGGCATTTTATTAACAGATATTACTTGTGAAAAAACGGCAGAGATTAACATTAACTACCCTAAAAACGGAAGCAAAACGCACTAG
- a CDS encoding sterol desaturase family protein, with protein MLLKLSLFLGGAIFWTFLEYTLHRGLGHNPKLKNIFTVEHLLHHKEVNYFAAAYKKAIGAIAVVGGLTLILGCLMSWGNSFAFSAGLVSMYLVYEYIHSYLHTHAPRNAYGVMLRKHHFYHHFNNPDKNHGVTTPFWDKIFGTYVKPQGIIPVPRRSQLKWLTNEKGEVLPEFSDSYCLV; from the coding sequence ATGTTGCTTAAGTTAAGTTTATTTTTGGGTGGTGCAATCTTCTGGACGTTCTTAGAATATACCTTGCATCGAGGCTTGGGACACAATCCAAAATTAAAAAACATCTTCACAGTAGAACATTTGTTACATCATAAAGAAGTCAATTATTTTGCAGCAGCTTATAAAAAGGCAATAGGAGCCATCGCTGTTGTTGGGGGATTGACATTGATCTTGGGCTGTCTGATGAGTTGGGGAAATAGTTTTGCTTTTTCGGCAGGTTTAGTGAGTATGTATTTGGTGTATGAATACATACATAGTTATTTACATACCCACGCTCCTAGAAATGCCTATGGGGTTATGTTGCGAAAGCACCATTTTTACCATCATTTTAATAATCCAGATAAAAACCATGGTGTAACGACACCGTTTTGGGACAAGATATTTGGTACCTATGTAAAGCCACAAGGTATTATTCCAGTTCCCAGACGTTCCCAACTAAAATGGTTAACCAATGAGAAAGGAGAAGTACTCCCAGAATTTTCGGATAGCTACTGTTTGGTTTAA
- a CDS encoding RimK/LysX family protein, translating to MQQKTKIIIGRREKANFPDLGLMDIDVKIDTGAYTSSIHCHNIEEHSKQLHCHFLDEAHPDYNHRKLVFDRYNRTVVKSSNGITEPRYKIFTKIEVGGQEYPLELTLTDRGEMRYPVLIGRKFLNKKFLVDVSLTNNLKNKKKHEG from the coding sequence GTGCAACAAAAAACAAAAATCATTATAGGACGTAGAGAAAAAGCCAATTTTCCAGATTTGGGTTTAATGGATATAGATGTCAAAATAGACACAGGGGCTTATACCTCTAGTATACATTGTCATAATATAGAAGAACATTCTAAGCAGCTTCATTGTCATTTTTTGGATGAAGCTCACCCTGATTATAATCATAGAAAACTAGTTTTTGATCGGTATAATCGAACAGTTGTTAAAAGTTCTAATGGTATTACCGAACCTCGGTACAAGATTTTTACTAAAATTGAGGTTGGGGGACAAGAATACCCCCTCGAACTTACCTTGACCGATAGAGGAGAGATGCGTTACCCTGTTTTGATTGGTCGAAAGTTTTTGAATAAAAAATTTCTAGTAGACGTTTCCTTAACTAATAATTTAAAGAATAAAAAGAAGCATGAAGGCTAA
- a CDS encoding FKBP-type peptidyl-prolyl cis-trans isomerase — MKRFNFLLGIFFLLGFCQTSNGQNSKEIITDRFAYSCGVLAGTNFQDIGLSKDLIIVDKLWSGIEAFMTGQSKITEVAAQKMTKAKTIELQNTGDLSQLTKASLSDFYYNYGIVIGANWKTFKIDFSSVGQEDFKQGILAVFSNTALFSVEEAQKEVSLKFKAIKEMEAQDQQHINKQFLKKNKTKPGVIALESGIQYEILKEGSGKQVSNNSKELITVHYHGTLINGKVFDSSVQKGKPITFKLTGVIKGWQEVIPLMEEGEKIRAYIPPYLGYGNKKTGNIPPNSILIFEIELIKVGQ, encoded by the coding sequence ATGAAAAGATTTAATTTTTTGCTAGGAATATTCTTCTTGCTTGGCTTTTGTCAAACAAGCAATGGGCAAAACTCCAAGGAGATTATTACAGATCGTTTTGCGTATAGTTGTGGCGTATTAGCAGGAACCAATTTCCAAGATATTGGTTTGTCAAAAGACTTGATAATTGTAGACAAACTCTGGAGTGGGATAGAAGCTTTTATGACTGGTCAATCAAAGATAACAGAGGTGGCTGCTCAAAAAATGACCAAAGCCAAAACGATTGAACTGCAAAATACAGGAGATTTGTCTCAATTGACAAAAGCTTCCTTAAGTGATTTTTATTACAATTATGGAATTGTAATTGGTGCCAATTGGAAAACCTTTAAGATTGATTTTAGTTCAGTAGGTCAAGAAGATTTTAAGCAAGGTATCTTGGCAGTATTTTCTAACACGGCATTGTTTAGTGTAGAAGAAGCACAAAAAGAAGTGAGTCTTAAATTTAAGGCTATTAAAGAAATGGAGGCTCAAGATCAACAGCACATTAATAAACAGTTTCTGAAAAAAAATAAAACCAAACCAGGTGTTATTGCACTAGAGAGTGGAATTCAATATGAAATCTTAAAGGAAGGAAGTGGTAAGCAGGTTAGTAATAACTCAAAAGAACTGATTACAGTGCATTACCATGGTACATTGATCAATGGAAAAGTCTTTGATAGTTCTGTACAAAAAGGCAAGCCAATTACGTTCAAATTAACAGGCGTAATCAAAGGGTGGCAAGAAGTAATTCCTTTGATGGAAGAAGGGGAAAAGATTAGAGCATATATTCCACCTTATTTGGGATATGGCAATAAGAAAACAGGAAATATTCCTCCAAATTCCATTTTAATTTTTGAAATTGAACTGATTAAAGTTGGACAATAA
- a CDS encoding FKBP-type peptidyl-prolyl cis-trans isomerase, with the protein MSEKMEAFKRKLAAKRKAQNEAFLAENAQKETVTVLDNGIQYEVLEEGFGKVSPSVKDWVTVHYHGALIDGKVFDSSVDRKKTATFKLNNLIQAWQEVVPLMVAGDKWRLVVPPSMGYGDRQEGKIPSNSILIFELELIAIGK; encoded by the coding sequence ATGAGTGAAAAAATGGAAGCGTTTAAACGCAAATTAGCAGCAAAAAGAAAAGCTCAAAACGAAGCTTTTTTAGCAGAAAATGCACAAAAAGAAACGGTAACAGTATTGGATAACGGAATTCAATACGAAGTTTTGGAGGAAGGATTTGGTAAAGTAAGTCCTAGTGTAAAAGATTGGGTAACTGTGCATTATCATGGTGCGCTCATTGATGGAAAGGTTTTTGATAGTTCTGTAGATAGGAAAAAAACAGCTACGTTTAAATTAAATAATTTGATTCAAGCTTGGCAAGAAGTTGTCCCGTTAATGGTTGCTGGTGATAAGTGGCGTCTTGTTGTGCCTCCAAGTATGGGGTACGGGGATCGTCAAGAAGGTAAAATTCCTAGCAACTCTATTTTGATATTCGAATTAGAATTAATTGCAATAGGAAAATAA
- a CDS encoding DUF4856 domain-containing protein gives MKNYIAILTISLGILLSLSACQKVEDQTYTIPTTYNFENVDYSGQTTRIKMLEALSIYAKSANTLGSNQLSSTAMINMYNNANTVFSDPALNNSSKQLKNKVHLSIQNKFENYMVAQANASLSTNQTAAANQAGIATSNDGTQSFLLNNNGVELAQIIEKGLATACFYYQSTAVYLGETKMSVDNKAVTDGKGTNMEHHWDEAFGYFGAPIDFPSNTSNVELWAKYSNKVNSILGCNSKIMNAFLKGRAAISAEDYNARDEARTTIKQEWEVILAAVAISYLNDAKKNATDFALYAHYLTEAYAFIAGLKYGASKTIPDADVDNILSNLAGSSDPLQANIYATSLQDIDNTINALANSFTSLETVKASL, from the coding sequence ATGAAAAATTACATTGCGATACTTACGATTTCCTTGGGCATTCTATTAAGTCTCTCTGCCTGCCAAAAAGTAGAAGATCAGACTTATACAATTCCAACAACATATAATTTTGAAAATGTTGATTACAGTGGTCAAACGACTCGAATTAAGATGCTAGAAGCGTTATCTATTTATGCTAAATCAGCCAATACACTAGGTTCTAACCAACTGAGTTCTACAGCGATGATTAATATGTACAACAATGCCAATACTGTATTTTCTGATCCCGCTTTAAATAATTCTAGCAAACAATTAAAAAACAAAGTTCATTTATCCATTCAAAACAAGTTTGAAAACTACATGGTTGCTCAAGCTAATGCTAGCCTAAGTACCAATCAAACAGCTGCTGCAAATCAAGCGGGAATTGCTACTAGCAATGATGGCACGCAAAGCTTTTTGCTTAATAACAATGGCGTCGAATTGGCACAAATAATCGAAAAAGGGCTTGCTACTGCTTGTTTCTATTACCAGTCTACTGCGGTTTATTTGGGGGAAACTAAAATGAGTGTAGACAATAAAGCGGTTACAGATGGAAAAGGTACTAATATGGAACATCACTGGGATGAAGCATTTGGTTACTTCGGAGCACCGATTGACTTTCCTAGTAACACCTCTAATGTAGAACTTTGGGCAAAATACTCCAACAAAGTAAATTCTATCTTAGGATGCAATTCAAAAATCATGAATGCGTTCTTAAAAGGTCGTGCTGCTATCTCGGCAGAAGACTATAATGCAAGGGACGAGGCTCGCACTACTATTAAACAAGAATGGGAAGTTATCTTGGCTGCTGTGGCTATTTCTTATTTAAATGATGCTAAAAAGAATGCTACCGATTTTGCCCTTTATGCTCATTACCTAACAGAAGCATACGCTTTTATTGCTGGGCTAAAATACGGTGCTTCTAAAACCATTCCTGATGCAGATGTTGATAACATCTTATCCAACTTAGCAGGAAGTTCAGATCCTCTACAAGCTAATATTTATGCTACTTCACTGCAAGATATCGACAATACAATCAATGCTCTCGCTAACTCATTTACTAGTTTAGAAACCGTAAAAGCAAGCCTTTAA
- the arsC gene encoding arsenate reductase (glutaredoxin) (This arsenate reductase requires both glutathione and glutaredoxin to convert arsenate to arsenite, after which the efflux transporter formed by ArsA and ArsB can extrude the arsenite from the cell, providing resistance.) → MKATIYHNPRCSKSRDSLNLLKEKSLDFEIVEYLKTPLNAAEIQTLLTQLGIKAEQLIRKSEAIYKEHYKGKELNENEWIEAMVKHPKLIERPIVVYKNKAVIGRPLEKVEELLA, encoded by the coding sequence ATGAAAGCTACTATTTATCACAACCCTCGCTGTTCTAAAAGTAGAGATAGTTTAAATTTGCTAAAAGAAAAGAGTCTTGATTTTGAAATTGTTGAATACCTAAAAACACCGCTAAATGCTGCTGAGATACAAACTTTATTAACCCAATTAGGTATCAAAGCTGAACAATTGATTCGAAAAAGTGAAGCCATCTATAAGGAGCATTACAAAGGAAAAGAACTGAACGAAAACGAATGGATAGAAGCTATGGTAAAACACCCAAAGCTAATTGAACGCCCTATTGTGGTGTACAAAAATAAAGCTGTGATTGGTCGTCCACTAGAAAAAGTAGAAGAATTACTCGCATAA